In one window of Meleagris gallopavo isolate NT-WF06-2002-E0010 breed Aviagen turkey brand Nicholas breeding stock chromosome 4, Turkey_5.1, whole genome shotgun sequence DNA:
- the HPGDS gene encoding hematopoietic prostaglandin D synthase — MPNYKLTYFNLRGRAEISRYIFAYSGIKYEDHRLEGADWPKIKPTIPFGKVPILEVDGVIIHQSLAIARYLARESGLAGQTPVEQALVDAIVDTMDDFMILLPWAEKNQDVRVRQPLS, encoded by the exons ATGCCCAATTACAAGCTGACGTACTTCAATCTGCGAGGAAGAGCAGAAATCAGCCGCTACATTTTTGCTTATTCAGGCATAAAGTATGAAGACCATAGATTGGAAGGAGCGGACTGGCCCAAAATTAAGCCAA CTATCCCATTCGGCAAAGTCCCCATTCTGGAAGTAGATGGAGTGATAATTCACCAGAGCCTGGCAATCGCAAGGTACCTTGCCAGAGAATCAG GTCTGGCAGGtcagactccagtggagcaggCGTTGGTTGATGCCATTGTGGACACCATGGATGATTTCATGATACTGCTCCCCTGGGCAGAGAAAAATCAGGATGTGAGGGTAAGACAGCCACTAAGCTAA